A stretch of DNA from Takifugu flavidus isolate HTHZ2018 chromosome 13, ASM371156v2, whole genome shotgun sequence:
GTACAGGTGGGCGTGGTCGCGCGTGCTGGGATCTGCTGAAGGCTCAGACTTTGAAACCTCACTGATTGTCCTGCAGGTCTACCCGGACGGCATCCGGCACATCCGTGCAGACAAGCGTGTGAACGAGTGGAAGACTCCTGGCAAGAAGACCATCGTCCGCTGTGCTGTCAATCAGAGACAAGTGGTTATCGCTCTCACCGGAGGGGAGCTGGTCTACTTTGAGATGGACCCGGTGAGAAACCTTCGATGATCAGCCCATGGGTCTGAGGCTGGTCCTCGATGGGGAACAGGCTTTTATCTGTTGCAGTTCTTGGATAGTTCCTCCTTTTCAATCCTGGCTGCTTCAGATTTTAGGACTGAACTGTCCTGTCCGCTGTCTTTAGACCGGCCAGCTGAACGAGTACACGGAGCGGAAGGAGATGTCTGCCGACGTGGTGTGCATGAGCCTGGCCAACGTTCCCCCGGGCGAGCAGCGCTCACGCTTCCTGGCTGTTGGGCTGGCTGACAACACTGTGCGGATCATCTCGCTGGACCCTTCGGTAAGAACAGAAGCCGCCGCGTTATTGTTATGGCTCAGCCTGAGCCATGCTCACGAGGGGTGACTCGAGCAGCGGTGTCCCTCTGATGTGTGTCTGAGGCCTTGGCTGAGTCTCCTGTGCTTCTTCCTGTCCAGGACTGCCTCCAGCCCCTGAGCATGCAGGCGCTGCCCGCTCAGCCAGAGAGCCTGTGTATCGTGGAGATGGGTGGCGTGGAGAAGCAGGACGAGCTCGGGGAGAAGGGGAGCATGGGCTTCCTCTACCTCAACATTGGCCTCCAGGTACCTGCTTGTTGTGATGGCAGCACAGATGTTGCGGAGGCTCCCTCTTCATCGCTGTGACCTGCGTTTCAGAACGGGGTGCTGCTGAGGACGGTTCTGGACCCGGTGACCGGCGACCTCTCCGACACCAGAACACGTTACCTGGGCTCCCGACCCGTCAAACTCTTCAGAGTCAGGATGCAGGGCCAGGAGGCTGTACGTCTGCCACCTTTCTGCATTACTCGCATGGCTCGCTAAGTTTTAGGGTTAGGTAGTGGCCCGGAAGAGAAGAGAAGTTAGCTCTGATCCGTGTCCCATCGTTCCTGCCTCGGAGGGGAACGCTTGGCCTCGACCTTTGTTAGCTCGTGCCAACGCTCTGCTGTGATCCTGCAGGTTCTGGCCATGTCCAGCCGCTCCTGGCTCAGTTACTCCTACCAGTCCCGCTTCCACCTGACCCCCCTCTCCTATGAGACTCTGGAGTACGCCTCCGGCTTTGCCTCGGAGCAGTGTCCTGAAGGCATCGTGGCCATCTCCACCAACACGCTGAGGTCGGTGACGCACCGCAGAGCCACATGTTTGAcctttctgcaggtgtctgaccGCGACCCTGCTCAGACGCGTGATTGGCCGGCGGTGACCACGTGACTTGTCCCCTCACCTTTTCAGAATTTTGGCTTTGGAGAAGTTGGGGGCCGTCTTCAACCAGGTGGCGTTTCCTCTGCAGTACACTCCCAGGAAGTTTGTCATCCACCCGGAGACCAACAACCTGGTTCTGATCGAGAGCGACCACAACGCCTACACCGAGGCCACCAAGgctcagaggaagcagcagatggCCGAGGTGTGACGCGTCAGTGCTGGGGGGCCCGGGGCCGCCTCCGCCCATCAGCTCAccctctttgtctctgctgCCACTGTAGGAGATGGTGGAGGCCGCCGGTGAGGACGAGAGAGAGCTGGCCGCCGAGATGGCCGCCGCCTTCCTGAACGAGAATCTTCCCGAAGCTATTTTCGGCGCTCCGAAGGCGGGGGCGGGGCAGTGGGCCTCGCTGGTGCGGCTCATCAACCCCATACAGGGCGTCACCCTGGACCAggtgcagctggagcagaacgAGGCTGCGTTCAGGTGAGCCGGCAGCGCCGTGCAAACGGGCCACGGTGATCGGGTCACGGGgccggggtgggggtgggggtgggaaaaGAGTCCGAGCCACAGGAGAAAACCACAGGCCAAAAaatgtgcagagcagcagatgtttgttgAAGCAGACGCTGCTGTTGTTGCCTGGGCAGCTCTCAGGACTTCTGTGGGCTGTGGTTTCCTTTCTTCTGTCTGGAAACACGTCTGCCTCGCTGTTGCACCCTGACGGGCCCCCTGCCGGGCCCTCTCTGGGGTCCTCGCTACTTTAATCATGCGTTGTTCCAACTTGACAGCTCAACTTGAAATTTGTCCAAACAATTAAATTAATTACTTTCGAGGGCCCACGCCGGCCTCTTCCCCGCTGGAGGTGCATACATGACGCAGTACTCCCCCCccaggccagcagggggcgacaaaGGCGCGGTACGACCTGGTAAACCACAATTTCCAGCAGGAAGCTGATTGATGGAAGGGGAGGGGCGTGACATGTCAGGACCAAAGCCTGGGCTGACATCGAGTGTGTGATTGTAGTTTGCTGTGAttcagtgaccccccccccccccccagatggcCTTTAATCTGCTCCAGACTCCATTGAACGAGCTGTGTGGCTGCGTCCTGCATCCATCTGAATTAAGGCTGCACACAGGAAGTTCCAGATGACTGTTTCCTCCAGTGTTGGTGGATCAGCGAGAACATTCCTGCACTGGTCTCCAGATGGGCTTTGGAGtaacagcacccccccccccccccactggttcTCAGTTTCCCTCTTCACCTCTCGTTTCAGTGTCGCCGTGTGTCGCTTCCCCAACACAGGAGACGATTGGTACGtcctggtgggcgtggccagagaCATGATCCTCAACCCCAAGTccgtgggggggggttcatctACACGTACCGCCTCGTCAGCGGAGGGGAGAAGCTGGAGTTTGTGCACAAGGTGGGTTCCTCTCGCTCCACCGTtgttccaggctgctgctgcagggttctgctgctgctgcagggttctgctgcaggttctgctgctgctgcagggttctgctgctgcagggttctgctgcagggtgctgctgctgctgcagggttgctgctgctgctgcagggttctgctgcagggtgctgctgctgctgctgcagggttctgctgctgcagggttctgctgcaggttctgctgcttgctgctgcagggttctgctgctgcagggttctgctgctgcagggttctgctgctgcagggtgctgctgctgctgcagggtgctgctgctgctgcagggttctgctgctgcaggttctgctgcagggtgctgctgctgctgcagggtgctgctgctgcagggttgctgctgctgctgcagggtgctgctgctgctgcaggttctgctgctgcagggttctgctgctgcagggttctgctgcaggtgctgctgctgctgcgggttctgctgctgctgctgcaggttctgctgcgggtgctgctgctgctgctgcagggttctgctgctgcagggttctgctgctgcagggttctgctgctgctgcagggtgctgctgctgctgcagggtgctgctgctgctgcaggttctgctgctgcagggtgctgctgctgctgctgctgcaggttctgctgcagggtgctgctgctgctgctgctgcagggtgctgctgctgctgctgcaggttctgctgctgcagggttctgctgctgctgcaggtgctgctgctgctgcgggtgctgctgctgctgcagggttctgctgctgctgctgcagggttgctgctgctgctgcgggttctgctgcagggttctgcttctgctgctgctgcagggttctgctgctgcagggttctgctgcagggtgctgctgctgctgcagggttctgctgctgctgctgcagggttctgctgctgctgcagggttctgctgcttgctgctgcagggttctgcttctgctgctgctgctgcaggttctgctgctgcagggttctgctgcagggttctgctgctgctgcagggttctgctgctgtcactcccCCGCCGACCCGGCCTGGGAAGAGCTCGACCGCCGGCTGTTTGCTGACGTGACTCAGCGCCGTTTGGCTCCGGCTCTGTCGGTGGAGGAATTTCCCGACCACATAAACCACTTTAAAGGTTTGGGAGCAGTGTGTCACGTCTGAGGATTCTGGGTCAGAACCACGTCAGCAGTGGACCTCTGAAGGTGTCGGAGCTGccgggtcagcagcagcaggtgcagcaaACTGCTCGTCAAAGGGTCCAAATCCTGCAGACGTTTCAGTGTCGGGACGCAGCTTTGTGAAAGTACCGACCCGGTTCAGTCAGCCCCCAACGGTCCTCATCTCGGGTTGTGCCTTGTCTCCGGCAGACCCCGGTGGAGGACGCGCCTCTGGCCATCGCTCCGTTTCAGGGACGGGTTCTGGTGGGAGTCGGGAAGCTGCTGAGGATTTACGACATGGGCAAGAAGAAGCTGCTCCGCAAGTGTGAGAACAAGGTGAGTGTCGGCCCGCGGTCCGTCCCCCCTCAGAACCTTAGGTCCAAGACCAGCCAGAATGGGAAGAATCAGTCATCAGAACCGTCAGCACGCAACAAAGAGCTGAcctgtggggtcaaaggtcatctggCAACAGCCAAGGGTCCACTGCGGCAGGAGGGTCCGCTTTGGGTCGGCGGAACCACTCCCTGTCCGTGAAACCGGAGCGGACCGGGCTAAATGACAGCTCGCACTCATTCTCCACGCGCTCCATTCGtggcttcctgtcacatgactctcGTGGAGGCCTGAGGCCAGGTTCCGGGTCAGCGAGGTGGCTCTGGACTGGCGcggttctgatggttctgatgTCCTCCTCAGCACATCCCAAACCTGGTGACCAGCATCCACACCAGCGGCCAGCGCGTGATCGTGACCGACGTGCAGGAGAGCCTGTTCTGGGTCCGGTACCGGCGCAACGAGAACCAGCTCATCATCTTCGCCGATGACACCTACCCGCGCTGGGTCACCACCGCCTGCCTGCTGGACTACGACACCATGGCCTCGGCAGACAAGTTCGGGAACATCAGCATCGtacgtgggggggggagggggcggggcctacacctccctctcctcttcctcactcctcttcccctctctcctcttcctctctcctcttccctcactcctcttcctctctcctcttcctctctcctctctcctctctcctcttcctctctcctcttcctcttcctctctcctcttcctctctcctcttcctctctcctcttcccctcactcccctcctcctctcctcttcctctctcctcttcctctctcctcctcccccccctcctcctcctcctcctcctcactcctcttcctcctccccctcccccccccctctcctctctcctcctcctctccccccctcctcccctcctcctcccccccctctcccctctctcctcctcctctcctcccccccccctcctcctcctccccccccactcctcactctcctcctcccccccctccacccctcctcttctcctctcctcctcctctcctctttctcccactctcttctcctccccccccactcctctcctccctccctctcctcccccctccctcgtcctctcccacccctcccccgccccatcccactcctcctccccctcctctcctcctctccccccctcctctccgccccccctccactttcctccccctccctcttctcctccctcccccactaccccccctccaccctcccattcctcctccccccccactcctcccccctctcctctactctccttcccccccctcctcctcctccccctcaccccccccccactccccgtcctccgcctcccccctccagaccctccccccccctctcctctcctcccccctcccccccgccacccactccttcccccccctctcctctccaccccctccccactccccccccccgcccccactcctcctcctcacccctctcctcctctcctcaggtgcGTCTCCCTCCCAACACCAGTGATGATGTGGATGAGGACCCGACGGGCAACAAGGCCTTGTGGGACAGGGGTCTGCTGAACGGAGCCTCCCAGAAggtaagcccccccccccccccacctgagccCAGGTGGAGGTGTTGCTGCTTTACTCCAGCGTGACCcaacgtgacctctgaccccctcaCCGTGGCGCCGCCCCGCCCCATCATGCTGGGGGGGAATTGAGTCATGTGCAGAAGCTTAAGTGAAAGCTGCATTAGATCCATTTATGTGCATTCCACCCAGATCTGATTAAGGTCTCCTGGGAGATAAAGGTCGGGCtgttgcgcccccccccccccccccccaaagcttTCCTCACCTTTGGgctcatccacccccccccctctctgcacCACCTTGTGGGGGCCCAGGTTCTTCAGAAAGGTCAGACGACCTCAGTTCAGGAGGTCTGAGCAGACCCTCTAACCCCAGCAGATATGGGgtggtctgtgggggggggggcacgggacAGGGTTCTGGCTTTAGTGAGGGTGGATGTGGGTCgtgaggtgcccccccccctgagAGTCTCCTGGGGTGTCTGCAGGCGGAGGTGGCCATGAACTACCACGTGGGGGAGACGGTGTTGTCCCTGCAGAAGACCACGCTGATCCCGGGGGGCTCCGAGTCCCTGGTCTACACCACCCTGTCCGGAGGCATCGGGATCCTGGTCCCGTTCACGTCCCACGAGGTAGGAGCCGGGACCCGggaccctgcagacacaggtgCCTCCCACCCACTAACGtctctgttctgctgcaggaccaCGACTTCTTCCAGCACCTGGAGATGCACATGCGCGCCGAGTTCCCCCCCCTGTGTGGCAGAGACCACCTCAGCTTCCGCTCCTACTACTTCCCGGTCAAGGTTGGTACCCGGGGGTGTGGCCCACCTGCGTCctcacctggacacacacctgAGTCCTGTTCTTGTGCAGAACGTGATCGACGGAGATCTGTGCGAGCAGTTCAACAGCATGGACCCCCACAAGCAGAAGAGCTTGGCCGAGGAGCTGGACCGGACCCCCCCCGAGGTCTCCAAGAAGCTGGAGGACATCCGCACCCGCTACGCCTTCTAAGGGGGGGCCCTCAGAGACGCTTGGTCCCACCAGGTGGTCCTGGTTTTTAGTCTAGGCGGTCTTTTCTATTTAAGGTGTGAACTGTCGGGGGGGGTCGGTGGACCCCTCCCTCCTGGGGGGCGGTGGACCCCTCCCTCCTGGGG
This window harbors:
- the sf3b3 gene encoding LOW QUALITY PROTEIN: splicing factor 3B subunit 3 (The sequence of the model RefSeq protein was modified relative to this genomic sequence to represent the inferred CDS: inserted 1 base in 1 codon), which encodes MFLYNITLQRSTGITHAIHGNFSGTKMQEIVVSRGKILELLRPDANTGKVHTLLTMEVFGIIRSLMAFRLTGGTKDYIVIGSDSGRIVILEYHTSKNMFEKIHQETFGKSGCRRIVPGQFLAVDPKGRAVMIGAIEKQKLVYILNRDAAARLTISSPLEAHKANTLVYHVVGVDVGFENPMFACLEMDYEEADNDPTGEAAANTQQTLTFYELDLGLNHVVRKYSEALEEHGNFLITVPGGSDGPSGVLICSENYITYKNFGDQPDIRCPIPRRRNDLDDPERGMIFVCSATHKTKSMFFFLAQTEQGDIFKVTLETDEEMVTEIRLKYFDTIPVATAMCVLKTGFLFVASEFGNHYLYQIAHLGDDDEEPEFSSAMPLEEGDTFFFQPRPLKNLVLVDEQESLSPIMSCQIADLANEDTPQLYVACGRGPRSTLRVLRHGLEVSEMAVSELPGNPNAVWTVRRHVEDEFDAYIIVSFVNATLVLSIGETVEEVTDSGFLGTTPTLSCSLLGDEALVQVYPDGIRHIRADKRVNEWKTPGKKTIVRCAVNQRQVVIALTGGELVYFEMDPTGQLNEYTERKEMSADVVCMSLANVPPGEQRSRFLAVGLADNTVRIISLDPSDCLQPLSMQALPAQPESLCIVEMGGVEKQDELGEKGSMGFLYLNIGLQNGVLLRTVLDPVTGDLSDTRTRYLGSRPVKLFRVRMQGQEAVLAMSSRSWLSYSYQSRFHLTPLSYETLEYASGFASEQCPEGIVAISTNTLRILALEKLGAVFNQVAFPLQYTPRKFVIHPETNNLVLIESDHNAYTEATKAQRKQQMAEEMVEAAGEDERELAAEMAAAFLNENLPEAIFGAPKAGAGQWASLVRLINPIQGVTLDQVQLEQNEAAFSVAVCRFPNTGDDWYVLVGVARDMILNPKSVXGGFIYTYRLVSGGEKLEFVHKTPVEDAPLAIAPFQGRVLVGVGKLLRIYDMGKKKLLRKCENKHIPNLVTSIHTSGQRVIVTDVQESLFWVRYRRNENQLIIFADDTYPRWVTTACLLDYDTMASADKFGNISIVRLPPNTSDDVDEDPTGNKALWDRGLLNGASQKAEVAMNYHVGETVLSLQKTTLIPGGSESLVYTTLSGGIGILVPFTSHEDHDFFQHLEMHMRAEFPPLCGRDHLSFRSYYFPVKNVIDGDLCEQFNSMDPHKQKSLAEELDRTPPEVSKKLEDIRTRYAF